TCTCAACTAGTAGAAATCCAAGCCGTATATTTATCTTTGAAAATATTGaagctccttgcaattgatcaaataaatcttcgatTCGGGGTAATGTATATTTATTCTTCATTGTCACTCTATTTAGCTATgtgtaatcgatgcacagtctcgtGCTCCAATCATTTTTCTTCACAAACAGTATGGCGCGCTCATGGAGAGAAAGTAGGGCGAATATATCCCTTAACTAGAAGCTCTCaatattttaattctttcatttcagcaggTGCTAGGccatacggtgccttagagatcggCACAGTACCAAGCATCAGCTCAATagcaaattccacctctcgctcgggtggGATACCAGAAACATCGTCAGGGAACACGTCCCGAAATTCCTTGACAACCTCCACATCCCCGATCGATCGACTGTCAGTGTTGGGTACATATATAATACTAGCAAGAAAACCTTGACAGCCTATTCGGATAAGCTTCTTTTCACAGATGCATGAAATGACATGCGACATTTGACTGTTTTGTGCAGCCTCAAAGATGAACGCTTTCCTATTAGGCGGTCTAATAGATACTGACCTCCGCTGAATATCGATAGTAGATCCGTTTAGTGTGAGCCAATCCATGCCCAAAATAATGTCAAACTCGGGTATTAGTAATACAATAAGGTCTGATCGAACAACATTTTTATGCAATTTGAGCTCCACGTCCTTAATCATGCCTATATAGACCATATGATTGCCAGAAGGCACTATAACTCTGAATCTCTACTCTACGTCCACTGATAAGATTTTCAATCGTTTCACAAAGGATTCAGATATGAAATAATTCGTAGTTCCAAAATATAGCAAACAGAAAGTAGCTACGCTTAAAGGTCCACTGCtcgttttattaaaatataagttgcatcattttaaaaataaaacaacctcAAAACTTTTGGCACAAACACACGACACAAAAGTTGGCAAATCTCTCATTCCTTTGAAGAAAACCTTCGGCCAGTTCACAATTTTGGTTGAAGAAATTTTCGGCCATTTTGCTTTCTTCCACCGCCGCGCTATCGCCGTTTCACCGTTTTCGGATTTTGGAAGTTCGAAGGGTATATTCTCAACACGTAGtttctagtgcaatccaagcATTCCTCGATCGTGGACATGATTAGACGATCCTAAGCCGGTGATCCGTTTGCATGGAGTTACAAGAAGGACTATCTCCGTTTAAATCCGGAATAGTTTGGAATCCAAGCATTTTATACGCACAAGTATAAAAATTCATACACCACTATGAATGGTTTTAAACATACGATACCCAATgtgttggaaacgaaattccggcgtttgacaaaagattgaccaactgattctagcaactgaattggaccaactgatcgacgtaactgaacacgtcatcagtcaactgatcgcttCAACTAAAGTATATTTCTtcgtcaactgatctttactagctgatctctcagctgtacacgtcatcagttgacagcgacaaccgacatatagtacagccatctgcaactggtagtggctcgccgcatttcagaaatgaacagtgtactattgtcaggatatatcgacgtggcaatcaacggttagaatattcaaatatctttaatgttaccgttgaaagggaagcctattaatagtcgaaggcagcagctGAAGCACTATCGCATTCTCagttatcttacttgctgttacgctgctaaaatatccgctcacactcagaaatcaagctcacgcttatcagttttattagtagtattctagactacgtTCTTTAGCTTTCATAGCACATTGTAATAGATTGATAGAATTTCTaaattgtgctaagatcagttacgatctgtaaaagtgttgtatgctaagagtttcagtattggcaaagtgataagtccaaactgaagtgggtcagtacactgatttgtatttgatcaaagtcttttagtgaaaatcctatctgcgtgatagaaggggtgacgtaggagttcttcaagtctccgaacatccagaaacaaattgtgttgttattaccttcagttattattttcagttagatactctatccttcagtcagttagtttttccgcaactgtttattcagtttaactgattgttgttgaccgaaagaatatttttagattcagtttgtaatacaactgaaatcagtttgtcgaagaattattttaattgagcagtgtttattcaaacccccccttctaaacactcttcacccgattcaccgatcctttcaagtggtatcagagctagtcatatcctttcaaaagaatatctatactcaaattgctcattatgtcttcattcaacaagatccccatgttctccagagaagattttgacgattggaagatcaggatgcaggctcatctagctgcataggatgatgacatgtggtacgttataactgacggacccatgaagattttgaaagccaacacagcagttgcaatcacagatggggcacctcaccgtattgaaaagcccagagatgaatggactgctgaagacaagagaaaagcaaatttggataatgtaggcaaaagacatattgtacaaaacactggacaaagtgacgttcagtaaaatcaagatgtgcaaaacagccaaagaaatttggcagaaattaatccagctttgcgaaggcaatgaacaaaccaaagaaaacaagctatctgttgctgtacaaaagttcgataacatcagaatgaaaattggagaaacgatgcatgaatatgatgagagaaccagctgcatcatcaacgaactgaatgcacttggaaaggtgtatacaaataaagaagtagcattgaaggttatcagaggtcttcccaaagaatgggatgtgaaaaccatggctatgagggagtctaaagatctgaacaaagttgaactctatgacttgtttgctgacttaaaagcatatgagtttgaactgcaaactcgagaaggagaaccatctatcCCAGCAGCAGCTACTGCCTTAGCTGCAGTGagatcagaaccaactggttcagttgagaaagccgcagatcaattaagcaatgacgccatgtcattgttcatcaggaaattcggaagattcatgaggaagaatcaaggaaacttttagaagcagtaccaaagaaacaatcccagagaagagtccaatgcatgctacaactgtggcaaacctggtcattttattgctgactgtccaaagcctaaaaaggatagtcaagcttcgactgaaagaaagaagaaagtgtatgagcataagaggagatctaaggacgacaagaagccttacagaaagaagcatgaagtactcctagctgaggatagcaaagccaaatgggcagagactgacagcgaagagtcagaaccagaaacctcttgtagctctagtgaagatgaggaagaagtgaAGTACTTGATGGCTGATGATACAGAAGTTCATTCAAgcagccaacaggtatttgacttcagttcaactgatttcaatagagaagaacttatttcgactcttcatgacatggttagtgaatatcaaaagcttgccttatcatttgaaaaggccagagtagagcaaactgatccctctgacaataagacaacaactgatgtatcagttgaaatgttgagtctaaagggagattgccgaactcaatactgaaaggagcaagaatcaattaatgattcaaaagttaatgcttgaaaatacaaagcaaactgagctcattcagacttggaataaatcatccgttgcattgactgatatacagaactctcagaaatcatttactgataaaactggcttagggttcagtaaccaggatgaaataccttcaaagatactcaaccaaaactgaatatggacaaagggaaatatattcactttgtcaaatcagttatggtacaagaacaagttgagccgagtaaactgattgaacagccgacTCATAATATGAGCAatggcaaaagatgtggtattggttatagtccAAGAGTTAtgactgactcacgaagtcagccaccaaaatTTTTCAGCAAAAACCATTCAAGTGGCTATTCAAATTACTATAACAGcaggccagttcagaaaagatactggctgaacaatcagtcgaaaaagggcaaatcacatgctGTATCTTCTACATACCATACATCACACACACACAGGTCGGGAAAGACaatttggaatacagcaactggacattcagttagactgatccaagtttggattcctaaaggactaatcaactttggacccaaatagaaaagggtaccacaatcttatcttgtgtttgattgcaggtaataggtacaagcattggatctatatggtatttggacagtggatgttcacgccacatgactggagattcaaatttattatctcaactgactaagtacactggaccaaacatcagttttggagataactctgaaggtaaaactgtgggtaagggtaagcttatccatggtaatttcatcattaatgatgttttattagttgagaatctcaagtataatctgattagtattagtcagttatgcgatgatggattctcagttcagtttgacaaacattcttgttcagtcaaaaactcaactgaagagatcatcctaactgggaaaaggtgtggaaacacttacaaagttagttggaatgatcaaccttatgcaccagtatgttttattgcctcaaaatcttctaaaaactggttgtggcaaaagagattgaaccacctaaatttcaaatctattgcatatttgagtaaccacgatcttgttattggattgcccaaaatggattttatcaaggacaaaatttgctcagcatgtcagtttggtaaacaaatcaaatcctcttttaagaacaagggtcgtaaatcttcttcccgatgcttagaactgttacatatggatctatttggtcctataccagtcatgagcttagggggaatgaaatacaccttggtggttgtagacgatttttcaagattcacttgggttatatttctcaagtccaaagaccaaactgctgctcaactgattaagcttttcaaaagattattaaatgaaaaatcagttggaattgatagaatcaggtccgatcgaggaactgaatttatcaatcaaattctttcaaattatttagagaatgccggaatcaagcatgagctctcagcagccagaactcctcagcaaaatggtgtagctgaaaggagaaatcggaccctcaaagaggctactagaacaatgcttgctgattcctctatctctcaaaggttttggacagaggcagtgaacactgcgtgttatactcaaaacagatcaatgattaataagaatcatatgaaaacaccttatgagatctggcatggaagaaaaagtgtggtttcttacttcaaaatattcggctgcagatgttttatacttgtcaatggtaaaacccaTTTAACAGCCTTTGACGCTAAATCTggagaaggaatatttcttggttactcttcagtaagtaaagcttatagagtcttcaacaaaaatactttgaatgttgaagaatctattcatgttgtgtttgatgagtCTACACTAACCtctaagccaactgatacagttgagctagctgatagatttacagatataagcttagacgatgatgatgatgaagaagatatccacattaatcaaaacaatctccaaacacctgaacctgacatattggatcaatcatctgaattggaagcaaatcttgacaatcagttagtgcAGCATACTAATGagaatcagtttccaactgaattagctccaactgaaactgaaaacattcagttgcctaCTGAGGAAATTGCTGATACAGAAGAAACATATtctgaacttagatggaagaaatcacatcctccagaattagtgataggtaatccatctgatccggtaagaacaagaaatcaaatgcttaatttatttatacatacAGCTTTTGTGTCTCAACTGgagccaaagaaaactgatgaagctcttgccgatcctaactggataaatgcaatgcaagaagagctaaatcagtttatccataacaatgtctggaacttagttccaagaccactctcaaaaactgtgataggtacaaagtaggtatacaggaacaaactaaacgaagatggatcagttgtgcgcaataaagcaaggttggtagcacaaggatataggcaggaagaaggaattgattacgatgagacttatgcaccagttgcaagactggaggcaatcagaatattcctagcCTACgcctcattcaaaaacttcaaagtctaccaaatggacgtaaaaagtgcatttctgaacggccagttgcaggaagaagtctacgttgaacaacccccaagttttgtcaatcatcaccttcctgatcatgtatatcatttgaacaaagccttatacggtcttaaacaagctccaagagcttggtacgaaaccctttcaaaatttctaactgatcatgacttttcagttggatcagttgataagacattgttcaaattttttccaagaatgatcatatcttacttgttcaaatctatgttgatgatattatttttgggtcaactaaccccaaattatgtgagaagttttccaagttaatgcaggagaaattcgagatgagcatgatgggtgaactaacattcttccttggtctacaagtgaaacaactggattcaagaacctttatcagtcaaactaaatacacaaaggaattgctgaagaaatttggcatggaatcatgttcagctgcaaacaCCCATATGAGCTCATCAactaaattagacactgatcaagggggaatgtcagttgagacgacgctttacagatgtttaataggttcattactgtacctaactgctagtcgtcctgatattgtgtttgctgtatgtatgtgtgcaagatttcaagctaatcctaaacaatcacatttttctgctgccaaacgtatcttgaaatatctaaaaggcacgcaaaatgttggtttatggtactctaaagattcatctttcaatttagttggctattcagatgcagactatgcaggatgtaagcttgatcgaaaaagcacaagtgaatcatgtcagtttctaggagacagactgatttcttggttcagtaagaagcaaacatccatagcaacttccataactgaagcagaatatcttgctgctggaagctgctgtgcccaactgctctggattcagcaacaactgaaagattatggcgTTGAAgcaaaggaatcaccaatattctgtgacaacacgagtacaattgctattacgtataatccagttcttcactccaggaccaagcacatagatgttagacatcacttcatcagagatcatgctttaaagaagaacatcagattggaatacgtatcaactgaacagcaagcggctgacatcttcaccaaaccactggctgagactaagttttcttatttccgcaatatacttggattaattgatttatcctaattaattattattgctTGTAATTCATATGTTAGCCTTACTGTCTTCTTACTAATTACTTAaataagttgcttattcttatgaatttttaactgatgtcagttagcgTTTCAGTAGTTCTTGTGTTTGTGTCTCATACAGAACATTGCAAGCAGGAACAAAGGAGAACaacgataaaacaaaataacCATTTTATTAATGGAAGCGGGTTATTACATATTCTTTTCCTCCACATCAGCTATCCACATACTCAACCAAGCAGCTAGTGCTGAAGAagaggttttgcagaaactgtgggAGGAAGCGATGCGGTGGAGGATCTCCAGCTCCTTCCGAAGAAAGAGTTAATAGAGATGCCCATCCTTGAAGACGTTCACCCCTGCAGGAACAT
This Primulina eburnea isolate SZY01 chromosome 2, ASM2296580v1, whole genome shotgun sequence DNA region includes the following protein-coding sequences:
- the LOC140824244 gene encoding uncharacterized protein gives rise to the protein MIKDVELKLHKNVVRSDLIVLLIPEFDIILGMDWLTLNGSTIDIQRRSVSIRPPNRKAFIFEAAQNSQMSHVISCICEKKLIRIGCQGFLASIIYVPNTDSRSIGDVEVVKEFRDVFPDDVSGIPPEREVEFAIELMLGTVPISKAPYGLAPAEMKELKY